Genomic segment of Streptomyces zhihengii:
GCCGTGGCCGACCTGAACGACTACCCGGTCGCCGCGCACATCGCCAAGACCGCGGGCGGCGGCAACGACTTCGAGGTCGCGGGCGGCCAGACCGACGCCGGCCCGTTCGGCATCGCCGTCAACAAGGACAACACCCAGCTGCGCGACGCCCTCAAGGACGCGCTGAACGCGATCATCGAGAACGGCGAGTACCAGAAGGTCCTGGAGAAGTGGGACGTCACGAACAGCGCCGTGACCGAGGCGACCATCAACGCCGGCAAGTGATTCCGGCGCCCTCGCCTCACGCGTTCACCGAAGGGCAGTCATCGTGACTGACAAGTTCGACAAGACCCCCGCAGGCGGGCCGTCCGCCCACTCGGCGGTCGACAAGGGGACGTCCACGCCCCCTGAGCAGATCAAGGCCATCCCGGTCCGCCACTGGGGGCGCTGGGTCAGCGCCGTGATCGTCGTCGCCCTGCTGGGCACGCTGATCTACTCGTTCTCCCAGGGCGACGTGAACTGGGGGACGGTCGGCGATCTGATCTTCGACGACCGGATCGTCCGGGGCATGGGCGCCACGCTGCTGATCAGCGTGCTGTCCATGCTGATCGGCCTGGTGCTCGGCGTCCTCTTCGCCGTCATGAGGCTGTCGAAGAACCCGGTCACCGGCGCCGTCGCCTGGCTGTACATCTGGTTCTTCCGCGGTACCCCGGTCTACGTCCAGCTCCTGCTGTGGTTCAACCTGGCGCTGATCTTCCCCGTCCTCAACCTTGGTTTCTACAAGGACGAGATGGTCGACGTGATGACCCCGTTCATGGTCGCCCTGCTGGGTCTGGGCCTGAACGAGGGCGCCTACATGGCGGAGATCGTCCGCGCCGGCATCCAGTCGGTGGACGAGGGCCAGACCGAGGCCTCCAACGCGCTCGGCATGTCCAGCTCCAAGACCATGCGGCGCATCGTCCTCCCGCAGGCGATGCGGGTGATCGTGCCGCCCACCGGCAACGAGTTCATCAACCTGCTGAAGACCTCGTCGCTGGTGTCGGCCGTGCAGTACACCGAACTGCTGCGCGCCGCGCAGAACATCGGCTCCACATCGTTCGCGATCATGGAGACGCTGCTGGTGGCCTCGGTCTGGTACCTGGCCCTGACCAGTGTGTTCAGCGTCGGCCAGTACTACGTCGAGCGGCACTACGCCCGCGGGTCGCTGCGCCAGCTGCCGCCCACCCCGTGGCAGCGGGTGAAGAAGAACCTGCTGAACGTCACCGGCAAGCGCGAAGGGGCGTGGTCATGAACGCCATGGTGAAGGCCGAGGGCGTCCACAAGTCCTTCGGCGCCGCGCACATCCTGCGCGGCATCGACCTGGAGGTCGCCCCGCAGGAGGTGTTCTGCCTGGTCGGCCCGTCCGGCTCCGGCAAGTCCACCTTCCTGCGGTGCATCAACCACCTGGAGAAGATCAACGCCGGCCGCCTGTCGGTCGACGGCCATCTGGTCGGGTACCGGCAGAAGGGCGACAAGCTCTACGAGCTGAAGGACAGCGAGGTCGCGGCGCAGCGCCGGGACATCGGCATGGTCTTCCAGCGCTTCAACCTGTTCCCCCACATGACGGCGCTCGCGAACGTCATGGAGGCGCCGATCCAGGTCAAGGGCGAGACCAAGGCCGTCGCCCGTGCCCGGGCCGAGCGCCTGCTCGACCGGGTCGGGCTGTCGGACAAGGCGGGGAACTACCCCTCCCAGCTCTCCGGCGGCCAGCAGCAGCGTGTCGCCATCGCCCGTGCGCTGGCGATGGAGCCGAAGCTGATGCTCTTCGACGAGCCGACCTCGGCCCTCGACCCGGAGCTGGTCGGCGAGGTCCTCGACGTGATGCGCGGACTCGCCGAGGAGGGCATGACGATGATCGTCGTGACCCACGAGATGGGCTTCGCCCGGGAGGTCGGCGACTCGCTGGTCTTCATGGACGGCGGCGTGGTGGTCGAGTTCGGCAACCCGCGCGACGTCCTGACCAACCCGCAGCACGACCGCACCAAGGCGTTCCTCTCCAAGGTGCTCTGAGCCGGGTCCCCGGCACGGGGACGCGCACGGCCTACGCCGCAGGGGCGGTACGGGATCTCCCGTACCGCCCCTGCGGCGTAGGTCTACCTGACCGCGAGGACCAGGGCGTCGCTCGGCGAGGCCCACACCGGGCGGGCCTCGCCGAAGCCGGCCGCGCGCAGGGTCTCGGCGTGCCAGGCCGCCGAGGGGGTCTCGCCGTCCGCGTGCTCGCCGTAGATGCGGAAGCGTTCGGCGGTCGGGGCGGCGAGCACCGGGTCCGCGGCGGCCAGCGCCCACCAGTCCGCCCAGTCGAGCACGCCCGCCGCCCGGGCCCGGTCCATGCCCGCGTGCCGGTGGGCGCGCTCGGCGGCGTTGATCCGGGGGGTCGACGCGTCCTTCATCCGGTCGGCGTTCAGGAACACGCCGTCGGCGCGGACCAGACCGGCGAGCTGCCCGTAGAGGGTGGCGAGCGGCCCGGCGCGCAGCCAGTGCAGCGCGGTGGCGGTGAGCACCGCGTCGTACTCGGGGTGCGGCAGGGCGGCGGTCCAGCCGGGGTCGGTGAGATCGGCCGTCACGAAGGCGACCCGGTCGTCCCCGGCGAAGTAGCCCCGGGCGATCGTCAACAGCGCGGGATCCAGGTCCACACCCGTGCTGGTGGCGTCCGGGAACCGGGCGAGCAGCCGGTCCGTGATACTGCCCGTACCGCAGGCGAGGTCGAGCACCCTGGGGGCGGGGCCCACCGTGGCCTCGACCATGTCCAGCATCACGCGGAACCGCTCCTCGCGGTCGGGCATGTACCACTCCTGCTGGCGGTCCCAGCTCTGCTGCCAGGCCCGCCAGTCGCTTCCCGTGTCCGCCGTGGTTCCCGCCACCGGAACCCTCCCGTCCGTAATACCCTCGAATCCATAGCAGCTGTTACGGCTGTATCGCCGACAGTAGACCGTTGCAGTAAGGACTACAAGTGGAACTGGCCCATTACTCGGATTACGCCGTACGCCTGGTCAACACCGAGGAGCCGGCCCGCAGCAAGGACTCGCTGACCTCCGTCGACGCGGTACGCGAGCTCTTCGGCGCCTCCGCCCAGATGGCCCGGCGGGCCACGGACGCGGACGTGACACGGTTCCGCTCGGTCCGGGCCCGGCTGCGCGCCGTCTTCACGGCCGCCGACGCCGGGGAGGAGACCCGGGCCGTCGACCTGCTCAACTCGCTGCTGCTGGAGTTCCCGGTCAGTCCCCAGATCTCCGGGCACGACCAGCGCGACGACGACGGCCGCCCGCTGTGGCACATGCACCTCGCGGACCACTCGTCCAACGCGACGACGGGGTACGCGGCCATCGCCGCCATGGGGCTCGCCTTCCATCTGACCGAGCACGGCGTCGACCGCCTCGGCCTCTGCCAGGCCGCCCCCTGCCGCAACGCGTACCTCGACACCTCGACCAACCGCTCGCGCCGCTACTGCTCCGACCGCTGCGCCACCCGCGCCAACGTCGCCGCCTACCGCGCCCGCAAGCGTCTGGAGAGCGAACGGTCCGGCAGCACCGGCCTGAGCGCGGACACCAGCCAGGACGCCACCGCCGCCACCGACCGCTGATCCGGCGGGCGCGGCCGGAACCGGGTGCGCACCCGCCCGAGCAGCAGTTCGGGCGGCACCACACCGAACTCCCGGCTGTCGCCGTGGGCGTGCGGATTGTCCCCCAGCACCCACCAGCCGTCCGGCCGGCGCTCGGCGAGCCGTTTGACGATGAGCAGATCCTGCTGGAGCGGATGGCGCAGCACGGCCACGTCCCCCTGCCGCAGCGCCGCGCGGTAGTCCACCAGCAGCTGATCGCCGTGCACGAGGGTGGGAACCATCGACGGCCCCGTCACCTCGGCCAGCCCGAACCGCGCCCCGGGCTCCTGACCCTGCTCCGCCATCGGTAGCCTCCCGCTCCCGTCGTTTCCGCCCGCGGTCCCGTACCGGCCCCGGACTTTTGCCCTAAGCCCCAGGGGGCACTCGCGAAATCAGGCTTCTCACGGAGTAATGTCCCACCTGAGAAGACGATCACGAGGAAGGACAGCTCATGCTCTCCCGCCTGTTTGCCCCCAAGGTCAAGGTCAGCGCCCACTGCGACCTGCCCTGCGGCGTCTACGACCCGGCCCAGGCCCGCATCGAGGCGGAGTCGGTCAAGGCCGTCCAGGAGAAGTACCAGGCCAACGAGGACCCGCACTTCCGCGCCCGCGCCACCGTCATCAAGGAGCAGCGCGCGGAGCTGGCCAAGCACCACGTCTCGGTGCTCTGGAGCGACTACTTCAAGCCGCCGCACTTCGAGAAGTACCCGGAGCTGCACCAGCTCATCAACGACACCCTGAAGGCCCTCTCCGCCGCCAAGGGCTCCACCGACCCGGCGACGGGCCAGAAGGCCCTCGACTACATCGCCCAGATCGACAAGATCTTCTGGGAGACCAAGAAGGCCTGACCCGGCCCTTCTCGGAAGGACCCGGCCGGCACCCCCGGCCGGGTCCTTTCGCGTCCGGGGGCGGTCGCCGGGCCGTGACGGGCCGTCCGGTGCGCGCGCCATGACCGCGCGGGCGGGCGGGCGGGCGGCGCGGGCACGTTCAGGCCGCGCGGGCACGTTCAGGCCGCGGGCACCGGGGTCGGGTCCGCGGGGCTCAGCAGCGGGCTCCCCTGGCGCAGCAGCCACTGGCGGTACGCCCCGGCGCCGAGCGCCGCCTCCCGGTAGGCGGCGGCCAGGTCCGTGTAGGCCGCGTCGAACAGCTCGCGCGCACCGGGGCGTGCGCAGAGCAGCAGCCGCACGGCGAGCGGGTCGCCGCGCAGCGGACGGACCGCCATGTCGTCGCGCGGCACGGAGGTGGGCTGGCAGGGCGCGACCGCCTCGCCGACGGCGATCAGCGAGGCCGCCGTGTGGTAATCCCCGTGCAGCACCGGCGGGTTGATCCCGGCCGCGGCCAGCACCCGGCGCAGCCCGTCCCATTCGCCGTCCACCGTGGGGTCGACCATCCACCGGTCGTGGGCGAGGTCGGCGATGTCCACCTCGGCGGCCCCGGCGGCCGGATGGTCACCCGCCAGGGAGACGAACTGCGGCTCCCGGTCCACCAGAACGCGGACGTCGAGGCCCGCAGGCATCCGCAGCGGGCAGCCCTCCACCTCGTGCACGAAGGCCACGTCGAGCTGTCCCGCGGCGGCCATCGACAGCAGGGCGTTGGCGGAGACGTCCATGTGGAGCGAGAGGTCGGTGCCCGGGAACCGCGCGCGCAGCAGCCGCAGCCAGCCCGCGAGCGCCCGGCTCGCGGTGGATCCGATGCGCAGCACCGGCCCGCCTTCGCGCGCCGCGGCCGCCTGGGCCTCGGCGACGAGTGCCGTCATCTCGCCGACCAGCGGGCGGGCGCGGCTCAGCACGGCACGCCCCAGCGGGGTCGGCCGGCAGCCGGTGCGCTCGCGCGCGAACAGCGGCGCGCCGAGGTAGTTCTCGATCCGGCGCAGCTGGGTGGTCAGGGACGGCTGGCTGACACCGAGCCGACGGGCCGCTTTGTGCAGGCTGCCGGTGTCGGCAATGGCGCACAGCGCACGCAGGTGCCTCACCTCGAGCTCCATGCGGTCGAGCGTAGAGCTGTCCCCAACCGTCCCACCAGACACCCGAGTCGGGACAGGCCGGACGGATCCGGACACGTCCGCCGACCGGTTCGCGCGCCGTCGCCGAAGCGCCCCGCCCGGCGGGTGATGCGCTCGTGCTATCGCCTCCCGGCATCCTCCCGGCCGGTCCTGGGCTCCCCCACACTCGGCTCACCGCACTTCGTCAACCGGACGAGCAGGAGCCCCCCATGCGTCATCCCCGTACGTTACTTTCCGCCGCCCTCGGCATCGGCCTCGCCGCCGCGCTGGGCGCCGTGCCCGCGACCGCCGTCACCACCACCGCCGCCGGCTCCCCCACGGCCACGGCGGCCACGTCCTCCTACGCCGCCTACGAGGGTTCGGCCGAGGACGAGAAGGCGACGCAGGCGTTCTTCGACGCCGTCGTGGCGTCGGTCGCGAAGAAGCGCGCCGCCAACCCCGGTGCCCAGGCCGTGACCGTCGTCTACAGCGCCGCCAACGCCCCGAGCTTCCGATCCCAGATAGCCAGCAGCACCAGGATCTGGAACGGCTCGGTGTCCAACGTCCGGCTGGTCGAGGGCTCCGGCGCGGACTTCACCTACCGCGAGGGCAACGACTCGCGCGGCTCGTACGCCAGCACCGACGGCCACGGGCGCGGCTACATCTTCCTGGACTACCGCCAGAACCAGATCTACAACTCGACCCGGGTCACCGCGCACGAGACCGGCCACGTGCTCGGTCTGCCGGACCACTACTCGGGCCCGTGCAGCGAGCTGATGTCCGGCGGCGGCCCCGGCACCTCGTGCACCAACGCCTACCCGAACTCCGCCGAGCGCTCCCGGGTGAACCAGCTCTGGGCCAACGGCCTCGCGGCGGCGATCGCCCGCGTGTCCTGACCGGCGCCGTCGCGGCGGCCCCCGTGGCCGCCGCGACGGCCCCCGGTGAACGCGCGCGCCCCGCCGGGCAATCCGGCGGGGCGCGCTTCTTCGCACCCGGGGGAAGGGAAGGGAAGCGGACCGCGCCGTGCGCCGGCGCGGTCCGGAGGTGGCGCGGTGGCCCCGCGCGGCAGGGCTCAGGCCTGGGCGGGTTCCCGGCGCACCAGGGCGGCGTCGGGGGGCAGTTGACGGTGGATGCGCCCGAGGGCGTCGTCGAAGTCGCCGTCCGACACGGCCACTTCGTACGCCGCACCGCCGTGGTGCAGGGTGAGGCTCAGATCCGAGCGGTCGAGGCCCGCGCCGCCGCCGTCGGCGGGCTCGCCCAGCGTCAGCAGACAGCCGAGCGTGGCGTGCTGGACGGCTCCGTCCCGCAGGACCGGCAGCGGCATGTCCCATTCCAGGACGCAGGACGAGAGCAGGGCCCCGCTCTCGGACCGCAGCGCGGCGAAGGTCGTGCCGGTGTATTCAACGCCCCTGATACAGGTGCTCACTTGGCCGCCGGTCGCGGTTATCGCGACGGCTTCCGCGCTGGCCCGGTCGCGGTACCAGCCCGCCCAGGCTTCAGTCGACTCCGATGACATGCGCGGACTGTAGCGGTACCCGGGCTTCCGGCGCGGAGCAGGTGCCCTTTCGGGCACCCGGGACCCGCCGGAGCGGCCGGGCGACGGCCCTCCGCCGGAGTCACCCGCGGCACCCACGCCCGGAAGCGGCCCGCCGGAGCGGCCGGACCGCGGCCTCCCGCCGGTGTCCCCCGCGGCGCCTACCCCCGGCAGGAACCCGCCGGAGCGGCCGGAGGGTGCCTCCTGCGCCGGAACCCGGCCGGACGGCCTCGGCGGGCTCCCGGCGGGCGCTAGCCGGTCCTCTTCGCCTCCCGGGCGGCGGAGCGGGAGCAGTCGGGGTTGTCGCAGGGGCCCGGCCCCCAGTGGGGGACGAACGTGCCGAGTGTCTTGTGCCGGGTGACCACGGTCGGTACGGGGCGGCCGCAGCCGGGGCAGACCGAGCCGGCCTGCGCGTCCCGGGCTTTCTGACTCCTGGTGCCCATATGACCAGAATAGGCCGGTCGTTCCGGGCCGGACAGCGGGCGGCCCGGCGCCGGCCGCCCCGCTCAGCGGTTCCGCCGGGTGACGAACTCGGCCAGCGACAGCAGGTCACCGGCCGCCCCCAGGTCCGGCACCGCGCGGGCGAGCTCCCCGACGGCCCGGGACATCCGCTCGCCGGCCTGCGACTGCGCCCAGTCCCGGCCGCCGGCCCGCTCCACCGCGTCCGCCGCCCGCGCCACCGCCGCCGCGCCCATCGGGCCCCGGTACAGCTCGGCCAGCTCGGCACCCGCCCGGGTGCCCGAGGCGAGCGCCGCGACCACCGGCAGGGACTTCTTGCGGGCCGCGAGGTCGGCCCCGGCGGGCTTCCCCGTCCGCTCCGGGTCTCCCCAGATGCCGATCAGGTCGTCGATGAACTGGAAGGCCAGGCCCGCCTCCCTGCCGAAGGCGTCCATCGCGCGCACCTTCTCCTCGCCCGCCCCGGCGTACAGGGCGCCGATGGCGCAGGAGGCGCCCAGCAGCGCCCCGGTCTTGGCGGTCGCCATGCCCATGCACTCCTGCGGGGTGACCTCCTCCGGCAGGCGCTCCTCGAAGGCGCAGTCGATCTGCTGGCCGGCGCAGAGCTCGATCACGCATTCGGCCAGCCGGGCGGACGCCCGCGCCGAGCACGGCAGCGGGTCCTCGGCGAGCAGCCGCAGGGCGAGGGCCAGCATCGCGTCGCCCGCCAGCACGGCGTCGGCGGTGCCGAACACCGTCCAGGCCGTGGGGCGGTGCCGGCGGGTGGCGTCCTCGTCGATGACGTCGTCGTGCAGCAGGGTGAAGTTGTGCGCCAGCTCCACGGCGGCCGCGGCCCGCACCGCGCGGTCCGGGTCACCGCCCAGCGCGCGGCAGGAGGCCAGCACCAGCGCGGGCCGGATGGCCTTGCCGCCGGCGCCGGCGCCGGGGCCGGGGCTGCCGTCCGCCTGCTCCCAGCCGAAGTGGTACATCGCCACCCGGCGCATCGGCCCGGGCAGCGTCTCGCACGCGCCGCGGATCTCGGGCTGGACCGCGGCGCGGGTGCGGTCCAGCAGATCGACGGCCTCACGGGCCTCGACGGTGTCCGGGATGGTCAACGGGCGGTCCTTTCCGGGGCGGGAGCGGTCACGGGCCGGGGTCAGCGGGCACATGAGGCGTGGGGGAAAAGCCTTTCAGCACGGAGTGTCGTCGCACCATTACACAAATGAGTGGGAATCGAATCGCCGGGAAGCGGGCAGGGGACGGCCGCTTCGCGCCCCTGGCGACAATGGGGGGATGAACAGCCCGACGCCCGATCCCGCCGACGCGCTGCGTCCCCGGCTGCCGTCGCCGCTGCGGCCCGTCGCGGACGAGCGGTTCGAGCGCCACGGCGTCCGCCTGCTGCTCAAGCGGGACGACCTGATCCACCCCGACCTGCCCGGCAACAAGTGGCGCAAGCTCGCGCCGAACCTGCGCGCCGCCCGGGGGCGGACGGTGCTCACCTTCGGCGGCGCGTACTCCAACCATCTGCGGGCCACCGCCGCCGCCGGCCGGCTGCTCGGCTTCCCGACCGTCGGCGTCGTCCGGGGCGACGAACTGGCGGACCGCCCCCTTAACCCCTCGCTGAGCCGCTGCGCCGCCGACGGCATGCGGCTGCTCTTCGCCGACCGGACGTCCTACCGCGCCAAGCACGAGCCCGCCGTGCTGGCCCGCTTCACCGCCGACGCGGGCGCCGCCGCCGGGACGGATCCGCAGGACGTGTACGTGGTGCCCGAGGGCGGCTCCAACGCCCTGGCTGCCCGCGGCTGCGCGGAGCTCGGCGCCGAGCTGCGCGACGACCCGGAGGGCGTCTCCGTGGCCGCCGTGGCCTGCGGCACCGGCGGCACCCTCGCCGGGCTGGCCGCCGGTCTCGGGCCCGGGCGGCGGGCCCTCGGCGTCGCCGTGCTGCGGGGCGGTTTCCTCGGCGGCGAGGTCCGGGGTCTCCAGCGCGCGGCGTTCGGCGGACCGGCGGGCGACTGGTCGCTGGAGGAACGTTTCCACTTCGGCGGCTACGCGCGCGCCACCCCGGCGCTCGACGCCTTCGCCGCCGATTTCGAGGACCGCCACGGCCTGCCCGTCGAGCGCCTCTACGTGGCCAAGCTGCTGTACGCCCTGAGCACGCTGGCGGCCGAGGGCGCCTTCCCCCGCGGCACCGCCCTGGCCGCCGTGATCACGGGCCGCCCCGACGCGCCCTGACCCCTGCCCCGGCCCGTCGGCGGCCCACCCCGCGGAACGCGGCGCCGGCGGCAGGGCCCGGCAGGGCGGAAGGCGCCCGGGCCCGCGGGGCGGGACCAGCCCGGCAGAACGGAGGGCCCGGCGACCCGGCGGCCGAGGCGGCCCCCAGAGCGAGACCCGGCCCGGCGGCGCGACGCGCCCCCCAGAGCGAGACCCGGCCCGGCGGCGCGGCGCGCCCCGCAGGGCCAGACCCGGCCCCGCAGGGCGGTCACCCGTCCTCGCGGTAGGCGGCCGCCTCCTCCAGGTCCAGCCGGCGCAGCAGCGTGCGCATCATCTCGTCGTCGATCCGCCGCTGGTCGCGCAGGGAGACGAAGACGTCCCGTTCCGCGGCGATCATCTCGCGCGCGAGCCTGCGGTAGATGTCGTCCGCGGACTCCCCGGTGATCTCGTTGACCGCGCCCAGCCGCTCCCACACCGCGTTGCGCCGCCGCTCCAGCACCGTGCGGAGCCGGTCCGCCAGCGGCTGGGGCAGCGTGTTGCGCTCGTCGGCGAGGAGTTCGTCGAGCCGCCGCTCGGCCGCCGCCGACGCCTCGCTCTGGGCCTGCGCCTCGGCCAGCGTCTCGGCGTACACGTCCCGCCCCGGCAGCTTCAGCAGGCGGATCAGCGGGGGCAGCGTCAGCCCTTGCACGACGAGGGTGCCGATCACCGTGGTGAAGGTCAGGAAGAGGACCAGGCTGCGGGCCGGGAACGGTTCGCCGTCCTCCATGACCAGCGGGATCGAGAACGCGATGGCGAGCGAGACCACCCCGCGCATCCCGGCCCAGCCGACGATCACCGGCGCGGTCCAGTTGGTGTCCGGCTCGCGTTCCCTGACCCGCCGGGAGAGCCTGCGCGGCAGGAAGGTGGCCGGGTAGACCCACACGAAGCGCACCACGACGACGGTGACGAACACCGCCACCGCGTACCAGAGCGCCTCGCCCACCCCGTACGGCCCGAGGTCCTCCACCACGATGGCGAGCTGGAGTCCGATCAGCGCGAAGACCGCCGACTCCAGGACGAAGGAGACCATCTTCCAGACCGCCTCCTCCTGGAGCCGGGTCGCGAAGTCGACCTGCGAGGAGTGGTGCCCGAGCCAGAGCGCGACGACGACGACCGCGAGCACACCGGAGGCGTGCACCTCCTCGGCCGCCGCGTACGCGATGAACGGGATGAGCAGCGACAGGGTGTTCTGGAGCAGCGGCTCCTTCAGCCGGGTGCGCAGCCAGTGGATCGGCAGCATCAGCACCAGTCCGACGACGATGCCGCCGACCGAGGCGAGCAGGAACTCGCCGAATCCGGCGGCCCAGCTCGCGCCCGCGCCGATCGCGGCGGCCAGCGCGACCTTGTAGGCGGTGATCGCCGTGGCGTCGTTCACCAGGGACTCGCCCTGGAGGATCGTGGTGATGCGGTGCGGCAGCCCCAGCTTGCGCGCGATGGCCGTGGCGGCGACCGCGTCCGGCGGCGCGACCACCGCGCCGAGGACCAGGGCCGCGGTCAGCGGCAGATCCGGGACGAAGACGTACGCGAGGTAGCCGACCACGACCGTCGCGAACAGGACGTACCCCACGGACAGCAGGGCGACCGGCCGGATGTTGGCCCGCAGGTCGAGGTAGGAGCTGTCCAGGGCGGCCGTGTGCAGCAGCGGGGGCAGGATCAGCGGCAGCACGATGTGCGGGTCGAGGTGGTACTCGGGCACCCCCGGCACGTACGAGGCGATCAGGCCGACGGTCACCAGCAGCAGGGGGGCCGGCACGGGTGTGCGGCGGGCGGCCCCCGCTAC
This window contains:
- a CDS encoding CGNR zinc finger domain-containing protein, yielding MELAHYSDYAVRLVNTEEPARSKDSLTSVDAVRELFGASAQMARRATDADVTRFRSVRARLRAVFTAADAGEETRAVDLLNSLLLEFPVSPQISGHDQRDDDGRPLWHMHLADHSSNATTGYAAIAAMGLAFHLTEHGVDRLGLCQAAPCRNAYLDTSTNRSRRYCSDRCATRANVAAYRARKRLESERSGSTGLSADTSQDATAATDR
- a CDS encoding class I SAM-dependent methyltransferase, encoding MAGTTADTGSDWRAWQQSWDRQQEWYMPDREERFRVMLDMVEATVGPAPRVLDLACGTGSITDRLLARFPDATSTGVDLDPALLTIARGYFAGDDRVAFVTADLTDPGWTAALPHPEYDAVLTATALHWLRAGPLATLYGQLAGLVRADGVFLNADRMKDASTPRINAAERAHRHAGMDRARAAGVLDWADWWALAAADPVLAAPTAERFRIYGEHADGETPSAAWHAETLRAAGFGEARPVWASPSDALVLAVR
- a CDS encoding DUF6304 family protein; amino-acid sequence: MSSESTEAWAGWYRDRASAEAVAITATGGQVSTCIRGVEYTGTTFAALRSESGALLSSCVLEWDMPLPVLRDGAVQHATLGCLLTLGEPADGGGAGLDRSDLSLTLHHGGAAYEVAVSDGDFDDALGRIHRQLPPDAALVRREPAQA
- the sodX gene encoding nickel-type superoxide dismutase maturation protease, with amino-acid sequence MAEQGQEPGARFGLAEVTGPSMVPTLVHGDQLLVDYRAALRQGDVAVLRHPLQQDLLIVKRLAERRPDGWWVLGDNPHAHGDSREFGVVPPELLLGRVRTRFRPRPPDQRSVAAVASWLVSALRPVLPDRSLSRRLRAR
- a CDS encoding family 2 encapsulin nanocompartment cargo protein polyprenyl transferase; this translates as MTIPDTVEAREAVDLLDRTRAAVQPEIRGACETLPGPMRRVAMYHFGWEQADGSPGPGAGAGGKAIRPALVLASCRALGGDPDRAVRAAAAVELAHNFTLLHDDVIDEDATRRHRPTAWTVFGTADAVLAGDAMLALALRLLAEDPLPCSARASARLAECVIELCAGQQIDCAFEERLPEEVTPQECMGMATAKTGALLGASCAIGALYAGAGEEKVRAMDAFGREAGLAFQFIDDLIGIWGDPERTGKPAGADLAARKKSLPVVAALASGTRAGAELAELYRGPMGAAAVARAADAVERAGGRDWAQSQAGERMSRAVGELARAVPDLGAAGDLLSLAEFVTRRNR
- the sodN gene encoding superoxide dismutase, Ni, coding for MLSRLFAPKVKVSAHCDLPCGVYDPAQARIEAESVKAVQEKYQANEDPHFRARATVIKEQRAELAKHHVSVLWSDYFKPPHFEKYPELHQLINDTLKALSAAKGSTDPATGQKALDYIAQIDKIFWETKKA
- a CDS encoding amino acid ABC transporter ATP-binding protein, with amino-acid sequence MNAMVKAEGVHKSFGAAHILRGIDLEVAPQEVFCLVGPSGSGKSTFLRCINHLEKINAGRLSVDGHLVGYRQKGDKLYELKDSEVAAQRRDIGMVFQRFNLFPHMTALANVMEAPIQVKGETKAVARARAERLLDRVGLSDKAGNYPSQLSGGQQQRVAIARALAMEPKLMLFDEPTSALDPELVGEVLDVMRGLAEEGMTMIVVTHEMGFAREVGDSLVFMDGGVVVEFGNPRDVLTNPQHDRTKAFLSKVL
- a CDS encoding LysR family transcriptional regulator, with the translated sequence MELEVRHLRALCAIADTGSLHKAARRLGVSQPSLTTQLRRIENYLGAPLFARERTGCRPTPLGRAVLSRARPLVGEMTALVAEAQAAAAREGGPVLRIGSTASRALAGWLRLLRARFPGTDLSLHMDVSANALLSMAAAGQLDVAFVHEVEGCPLRMPAGLDVRVLVDREPQFVSLAGDHPAAGAAEVDIADLAHDRWMVDPTVDGEWDGLRRVLAAAGINPPVLHGDYHTAASLIAVGEAVAPCQPTSVPRDDMAVRPLRGDPLAVRLLLCARPGARELFDAAYTDLAAAYREAALGAGAYRQWLLRQGSPLLSPADPTPVPAA
- a CDS encoding 1-aminocyclopropane-1-carboxylate deaminase/D-cysteine desulfhydrase, encoding MNSPTPDPADALRPRLPSPLRPVADERFERHGVRLLLKRDDLIHPDLPGNKWRKLAPNLRAARGRTVLTFGGAYSNHLRATAAAGRLLGFPTVGVVRGDELADRPLNPSLSRCAADGMRLLFADRTSYRAKHEPAVLARFTADAGAAAGTDPQDVYVVPEGGSNALAARGCAELGAELRDDPEGVSVAAVACGTGGTLAGLAAGLGPGRRALGVAVLRGGFLGGEVRGLQRAAFGGPAGDWSLEERFHFGGYARATPALDAFAADFEDRHGLPVERLYVAKLLYALSTLAAEGAFPRGTALAAVITGRPDAP
- a CDS encoding Na+/H+ antiporter; the protein is MEALPLVGLIAVSAAVAGAARRTPVPAPLLLVTVGLIASYVPGVPEYHLDPHIVLPLILPPLLHTAALDSSYLDLRANIRPVALLSVGYVLFATVVVGYLAYVFVPDLPLTAALVLGAVVAPPDAVAATAIARKLGLPHRITTILQGESLVNDATAITAYKVALAAAIGAGASWAAGFGEFLLASVGGIVVGLVLMLPIHWLRTRLKEPLLQNTLSLLIPFIAYAAAEEVHASGVLAVVVVALWLGHHSSQVDFATRLQEEAVWKMVSFVLESAVFALIGLQLAIVVEDLGPYGVGEALWYAVAVFVTVVVVRFVWVYPATFLPRRLSRRVREREPDTNWTAPVIVGWAGMRGVVSLAIAFSIPLVMEDGEPFPARSLVLFLTFTTVIGTLVVQGLTLPPLIRLLKLPGRDVYAETLAEAQAQSEASAAAERRLDELLADERNTLPQPLADRLRTVLERRRNAVWERLGAVNEITGESADDIYRRLAREMIAAERDVFVSLRDQRRIDDEMMRTLLRRLDLEEAAAYREDG
- the snpA gene encoding snapalysin, yielding MRHPRTLLSAALGIGLAAALGAVPATAVTTTAAGSPTATAATSSYAAYEGSAEDEKATQAFFDAVVASVAKKRAANPGAQAVTVVYSAANAPSFRSQIASSTRIWNGSVSNVRLVEGSGADFTYREGNDSRGSYASTDGHGRGYIFLDYRQNQIYNSTRVTAHETGHVLGLPDHYSGPCSELMSGGGPGTSCTNAYPNSAERSRVNQLWANGLAAAIARVS
- a CDS encoding amino acid ABC transporter permease — its product is MTDKFDKTPAGGPSAHSAVDKGTSTPPEQIKAIPVRHWGRWVSAVIVVALLGTLIYSFSQGDVNWGTVGDLIFDDRIVRGMGATLLISVLSMLIGLVLGVLFAVMRLSKNPVTGAVAWLYIWFFRGTPVYVQLLLWFNLALIFPVLNLGFYKDEMVDVMTPFMVALLGLGLNEGAYMAEIVRAGIQSVDEGQTEASNALGMSSSKTMRRIVLPQAMRVIVPPTGNEFINLLKTSSLVSAVQYTELLRAAQNIGSTSFAIMETLLVASVWYLALTSVFSVGQYYVERHYARGSLRQLPPTPWQRVKKNLLNVTGKREGAWS